From the genome of Chelmon rostratus isolate fCheRos1 chromosome 1, fCheRos1.pri, whole genome shotgun sequence, one region includes:
- the gpt2 gene encoding alanine aminotransferase 2: MHRLRHLVTSHLSPHVPLRTKSLYSVLWQHARFKTQGPSEQYGLKRFSTAEATVEAGDPARMREKTLTMATLNPQVKAVEYAVRGPIVIKAGDIERRLQQGVKQPFTEVIKANIGDAHAMGQQPITFVRQVVALCCFPELLDSPAFPHDAKQRAKRILQDCGGQSLGSYSASQGVECVRQDIADYITQRDQGVPSDWNNIYLTTGASDGIMSILKLLVSGQGSSRTGVMIPIPQYPLYSATISELEAVHINYYLDEANCWALDIEELQRAYLAAKQHCQPRVLCIINPGNPTGQVQSKKCIEEVLHFAYEENLFVMADEVYQDNVYSADCQFHSFKKVLYEMGPEYFNNVELASFHSTSKGYTGECGFRGGYMEVLNMDPQVKAQLVKLLSVRLCPPVSGQAAMDVIVNPPKEHEPSYAQFTKEKSSVLDALAHKAKLTEQILNSVPGIKCNPVQGAMYAFPQIFIPPRAVQEAQSLSMAPDMLYCLKLLEETGICVVPGSGFGQKEGTYHFRMTILPSPEKLKVLLEKLKEFHLRFLEEYSQQEPQITRTTQDQHREMPKHPD; encoded by the exons AACAGTACGGACTGAAACGGTTCAGCACGGCGGAGGCTACCGTGGAGGCGGGAGACCCGGCCAGGATGCGAGAGAAAACTCTGACCATGGCGACCTTAAACCCGCAGGTGAAAGCGGTGGAGTACGCTGTGAGAGGACCCATCGTCATCAAGGCGGGAGACATcgagaggaggctgcagcag GGAGTGAAACAGCCTTTCACTGAGGTCATCAAAGCCAACATTGGTGATGCCCATGCCATGGGCCAGCAGCCAATCACTTTCGTCCGTCAG GTGGTGGCTCTGTGTTGTTTCCCAGAGCTGCTGGACAGTCCGGCTTTCCCTCATGATGCCAAGCAACGGGCCAAGCGCATCCTCCAGGACTGTGGAGGACAGAGTctag GCTCGTACAGTGCTAGCCAGGGGGTGGAGTGTGTCCGTCAGGACATTGCTGACTACATCACACAAAGAGACCAGGGTGTACCTTCTGACTGGAACAACATCTACCTCACCACAGGGGCCAGTGATGGCATCATG AGCATCCTGAAGCTGCTCGTGTCAGGTCAGGGCAGCTCCAGGACAGGAGTGATGATTCCCATCCCCCAGTACCCTCTGTACTCTGCAACCATCTCAGAGTTAGAGGCAGTGCACATTAACTACTACCTGGATGAGGCCAATTGCTGGGCACTGGATATTGAAGAACTGCAGCGAGCTTACCTGGCAGCCAAGCAGCACTGCCAGCCCAGAGTCCTCTGCATCATCAACCCTGGAAACCCCACTG GTCAGGTGCAGAGTAAGAAGTGTATCGAGGAGGTGCTCCACTTCGCCTATGAGGAGAATCTGTTTGTCATGGCTGACGAG GTTTACCAAGACAACGTGTACTCAGCAGACTGCCAGTTCCACTCTTTTAAGAAGGTCCTCTATGAGATGGGTCCTGAGTACTTCAACAATGTGGAGCTGGCCTCCTTCCACTCCACCTCCAAAGGTTACACTGGCGA GTGTGGTTTCCGTGGAGGCTACATGGAGGTGTTGAACATGGATCCACAGGTGAAGGCCCAACTTGTCAAGCTGCTGTCTGTTCGCCTCTGCCCTCCCGTCTCTGGACAGGCAGCGATGGACGTCATTGTGAATCCCCCAAAAGAGCATGAGCCCTCGTACGCTCAGTTCACCAAG GAGAAGAGCTCAGTCCTGGATGCCCTTGCTCACAAGGCCAAGCTGACAGAGCAAATCCTAAACTCTGTGCCTGGGATCAAGTGCAACCCAGTCCAAGGAGCAATGTACGCCTTCCCTCAGATCTTCATCCCACCACGAGCAGTTCAGGAAGCACAG TCCCTGTCTATGGCTCCTGACATGCTGTACTGCCTCAAACTGCTGGAGGAAACTGGTATCTGTGTGGTTCCAGGAAGTGGATTCGGCCAGAAGGAGGGAACCTATCACTTCAG AATGACCATCCTGCCGAGCCCAGAGAAGCTGAAAGTCCTCCTGGAGAAGCTGAAGGAATTCCACCTTCGATTCCTTGAGGAATATTCACAACAGGAGCCTCAGATCACCAGAACCACTCAAGACCAGCACAGAGAAATGCCAAAGCATCCAGACTGA